One window of the Acidobacteriota bacterium genome contains the following:
- the glnA gene encoding type I glutamate--ammonia ligase produces the protein MNAKEVIQFAREREIKAVDLRFCDLPGLWQHFTVTSDMLDEDSFEEGFGFDGSSIRGFQKIQESDMLLFPDPESAFEDPFTAEPTLVLFCNVGDPITGEPYSRDPRYVATKAEKYLQSTGIADTVYFGPEPEFFVFDDIRFEVSPNRSFHQVDSVEGPWNTARDEQPNLGYKPRYKEGYFPVPPMDSLQDIRTEMMLLLKQVGIEVEVHHHEVGSGGQCEIDMRFDTLRQMGDNLLKFKYIIKNVARRHNKTVTLMPKPVFTDNGSGMHCHQSLWKDGKNLFYQAGTYADLSREAVHYIGGILKHAPSLLAFCAPTTNSYRRLVPGYEAPINLIYSQRNRSACVRIPAYSRSEKSKRIEFRSPDPSANGYLAFAAMMMAGLDGIQNKVAPPDPMDKDLYDLEPEEMAEVANLPASLEESLAALKDDHDYLLQGDVFTSDLIESWLEYKWKHEVEPMRLRPHPYEFALYFDI, from the coding sequence ATGAACGCCAAAGAAGTCATCCAGTTCGCCAGGGAGCGTGAAATCAAGGCGGTTGACCTGCGGTTTTGTGACCTGCCGGGGCTGTGGCAGCACTTTACCGTGACGTCGGACATGTTGGACGAGGACAGTTTCGAAGAAGGCTTCGGATTCGACGGTTCCAGCATTCGGGGCTTCCAGAAGATCCAGGAAAGCGACATGCTTCTCTTCCCCGATCCTGAGAGCGCCTTTGAAGACCCCTTCACGGCAGAGCCCACCTTGGTTCTCTTCTGCAACGTGGGCGACCCCATCACCGGCGAGCCCTACAGCCGCGATCCCCGCTATGTGGCTACCAAGGCTGAAAAATATCTGCAATCCACCGGCATCGCCGACACCGTATACTTCGGTCCCGAGCCCGAGTTCTTCGTCTTTGACGACATTCGCTTCGAGGTCTCGCCCAACCGCTCTTTCCACCAGGTCGATTCCGTCGAGGGTCCCTGGAACACGGCCCGCGACGAGCAGCCCAACCTGGGTTACAAGCCGCGCTACAAGGAAGGCTACTTTCCCGTCCCTCCCATGGACTCTCTGCAGGACATCCGCACCGAGATGATGCTGCTGCTCAAGCAGGTGGGAATCGAGGTTGAGGTCCACCATCACGAAGTGGGCAGCGGCGGCCAGTGCGAGATCGACATGCGCTTCGATACCCTGCGTCAGATGGGAGATAACTTGCTCAAGTTCAAGTACATTATCAAGAATGTTGCACGCCGCCACAACAAGACGGTCACGCTCATGCCCAAGCCGGTTTTCACCGACAACGGCTCGGGAATGCACTGCCACCAAAGTCTCTGGAAGGATGGCAAGAACCTCTTCTATCAGGCGGGAACCTACGCCGATCTGAGCCGCGAGGCGGTCCACTACATCGGGGGGATCCTCAAGCACGCTCCCTCGCTGCTGGCTTTCTGCGCCCCCACCACCAATTCCTACCGCCGCCTGGTGCCGGGATACGAGGCCCCCATCAACCTCATCTACTCGCAGCGCAACCGCAGCGCCTGCGTCCGCATTCCGGCCTACTCGCGCAGCGAGAAGTCGAAGCGCATCGAATTCCGTTCTCCCGACCCTTCAGCCAATGGATATCTGGCTTTTGCGGCCATGATGATGGCGGGATTGGACGGCATCCAGAACAAGGTCGCCCCGCCCGATCCGATGGACAAAGACCTCTACGACCTGGAGCCGGAAGAGATGGCCGAAGTGGCCAACCTCCCGGCCAGTCTGGAGGAGTCCCTGGCGGCCCTGAAAGACGACCACGACTACCTGCTGCAGGGTGATGTCTTCACCTCCGACCTGATCGAAAGCTGGTTGGAGTACAAGTGGAAGCACGAGGTCGAACCCATGCGGCTGCGGCCCCACCCCTACGAGTTCGCCCTCTACTTCGATATTTAG
- a CDS encoding CDGSH iron-sulfur domain-containing protein, whose product MSTEIICKNNGPLRISGDFKIFDAEGNQFDLAGRTVISLCRCGRTGNSPFCDGSHKECAFDSVVAARKLPPPPGK is encoded by the coding sequence ATGTCCACGGAAATCATCTGCAAGAACAACGGGCCCCTGCGCATCTCGGGGGATTTCAAGATCTTCGATGCTGAGGGGAATCAATTCGACCTGGCCGGCCGCACGGTGATTTCGCTGTGCCGCTGCGGGCGCACCGGCAACTCGCCTTTCTGCGACGGCAGCCACAAGGAGTGCGCTTTTGATTCGGTTGTTGCAGCCCGCAAGCTGCCTCCGCCGCCCGGGAAGTAG
- a CDS encoding bifunctional nuclease family protein, translated as MEREFRIKGLMMDPITNSPIVILQDNDKTTLLPIWVGIFEANAIALQIERIDTPRPMTHDLIKNLIGQLGGEVEKVVVTELKESTFFAVIHLIQDGGPVIIDSRPSDAIAVALRTDCPIFVTEQVIESSRNITLEKENADPEEVKKWLENLNPEDLGKYKM; from the coding sequence ATGGAACGCGAGTTTAGAATCAAAGGGCTGATGATGGATCCCATCACCAACTCGCCTATCGTAATCCTGCAAGACAACGACAAGACCACGCTCTTGCCGATCTGGGTAGGCATTTTCGAAGCCAACGCCATCGCCCTTCAAATCGAACGCATCGACACTCCGCGGCCCATGACTCACGATCTCATCAAGAATCTCATCGGCCAATTGGGAGGCGAGGTGGAGAAGGTGGTGGTGACGGAATTGAAAGAGAGCACGTTCTTCGCCGTCATTCATTTGATTCAGGACGGCGGACCCGTCATCATCGACAGCCGGCCCTCCGACGCCATCGCCGTGGCTCTGCGCACCGACTGTCCCATCTTCGTCACCGAACAGGTGATCGAGAGCTCCCGCAACATTACGCTGGAAAAAGAGAACGCCGATCCGGAAGAGGTCAAGAAATGGCTCGAGAACCTCAATCCGGAAGACCTGGGCAAGTACAAGATGTAG
- the miaB gene encoding tRNA (N6-isopentenyl adenosine(37)-C2)-methylthiotransferase MiaB, whose protein sequence is MARRYYIETFGCQMNEHDSEKIAGLLSHQGMVAAAHPDQADVYLLNTCSVREKAAQKVYSRLGEFKSRKKADPEFTIGVVGCVAQQEGETMVDRAPFVDLVVGTHLYHEIPDLLEEVRQGRAKQGAGRVATRFLEDKAPVEISSVDRSSGFRANITIMEGCNKRCSFCIVPFTRGRERNRPALHILEEARQAAGDGFVEVLLLGQTVNSYKDPSDSGFKFADLLARVAEIQGLRRVRFTSPHPRDFRDQAIEVIASYPNICNQVHLPLQSGSDSVLKRMRRQYTSQWFLELVDKFKRCGRPIAFSTDVIVGFPGESEEDFERTLEVVSRVGFESMFSFKYSPRPYTEAMPWQDDVPEDVKTRRLMMLQRMQKGIQLDLHKQRYLGREVEVLVEGLARDGENRFGRTLSGKVVNFAGEEEAGEFVSLRITDVGPNSLKGERVTPAALAGGPRRRQHGTRV, encoded by the coding sequence ATGGCGCGTCGCTATTACATTGAGACTTTCGGCTGCCAGATGAACGAGCACGACTCGGAAAAGATTGCCGGTCTTCTCTCCCATCAGGGCATGGTGGCAGCCGCTCATCCCGACCAGGCCGACGTCTACCTCCTCAACACTTGCAGCGTCCGCGAGAAGGCGGCTCAGAAAGTTTACAGCCGTCTGGGAGAGTTCAAGTCGCGCAAGAAAGCCGATCCGGAATTCACCATCGGCGTGGTGGGCTGCGTGGCCCAGCAGGAAGGGGAGACGATGGTCGACAGGGCGCCATTCGTCGACCTGGTGGTGGGGACTCATCTCTATCACGAGATTCCCGACCTGCTGGAAGAAGTGCGGCAAGGGCGCGCCAAACAGGGGGCCGGCAGGGTGGCCACCCGATTTCTCGAGGACAAGGCTCCCGTCGAGATCTCCTCGGTCGACCGCAGCAGCGGCTTCCGCGCCAACATCACCATCATGGAAGGCTGCAACAAGCGCTGCAGCTTCTGCATCGTGCCCTTTACCCGGGGCAGGGAACGCAACCGCCCGGCCCTTCACATACTGGAGGAAGCGCGCCAGGCCGCTGGAGACGGATTCGTCGAGGTACTGCTGCTGGGACAGACGGTCAACAGCTACAAAGACCCCTCCGATTCCGGCTTCAAGTTCGCCGACTTGCTGGCCCGGGTGGCCGAGATCCAAGGCCTGCGGCGGGTGCGCTTTACCTCGCCTCATCCGCGCGACTTCCGCGACCAGGCCATCGAGGTGATCGCCTCCTATCCCAACATTTGCAACCAGGTGCATCTGCCTCTTCAATCGGGGTCCGATTCGGTGCTGAAACGCATGCGGCGCCAGTACACCAGCCAGTGGTTTCTGGAACTGGTGGACAAATTCAAGCGCTGCGGCCGTCCCATCGCCTTTTCAACCGACGTCATCGTCGGTTTTCCCGGCGAGAGCGAGGAAGACTTCGAGCGAACCCTTGAAGTCGTTTCTCGAGTGGGCTTCGAGTCGATGTTCTCCTTTAAATATTCGCCCCGGCCATACACCGAGGCCATGCCCTGGCAAGACGACGTGCCGGAGGACGTGAAAACACGCCGCCTGATGATGCTGCAAAGAATGCAGAAGGGAATCCAGCTCGATCTGCACAAGCAGCGCTATCTGGGGCGGGAAGTGGAGGTCCTTGTAGAGGGCCTGGCCCGCGACGGAGAAAACCGCTTCGGACGCACCCTCAGCGGCAAGGTCGTCAACTTCGCAGGAGAGGAAGAGGCCGGCGAATTCGTCTCTCTACGCATTACAGATGTCGGTCCCAACAGCCTCAAGGGAGAGCGCGTGACTCCCGCGGCCCTGGCTGGAGGCCCACGGAGGAGGCAGCATGGAACGCGAGTTTAG
- a CDS encoding DUF5989 family protein — MGKLSILAELFEFLRVRKKLWLSPIILFLVLIGILLVFSESSAVAPFIYALF, encoded by the coding sequence ATGGGCAAGCTGAGCATCCTGGCCGAGCTGTTCGAATTCCTGCGCGTGCGCAAGAAGCTCTGGCTGTCGCCCATCATCCTCTTTCTGGTCCTGATCGGAATCCTTTTGGTCTTCTCTGAATCGTCCGCGGTGGCCCCCTTCATCTACGCCCTCTTTTAG
- a CDS encoding class I SAM-dependent methyltransferase, with protein sequence MPTTPQLPYLHLLRCPLCGARLGQSGRVLRCLDCDREFAFSQGIPCLYHPHEGAGDPSDVTARIREFYEEHPFPDYDDFDSLGSLMDKARRGVFARLLDEQIPFGARVLEAGCGTGQLSCFLGIAHRTVLGTDLSLSSLRLAQDFRNRHDLERVFFLQMNLFRPVFAEQSFDVVICNGVLHHTSHPYAGFQRLARLVRPGGHLIVGLYHRWGRLGTDLRRMLFRITGERWAGLDPRLRRARLSAAKRKAWFEDQYRNPHEVKYTIASTLDWFRPNGLELVKTIPKTRLGSTFSADEHLFRPEPPGGGLARAAKEFSQLWRGAQEGGFFTLIARKQGVALPNPSSRAGESHAG encoded by the coding sequence ATGCCGACCACGCCCCAACTCCCCTACCTGCACCTGCTCCGCTGTCCCCTCTGCGGCGCCCGCTTGGGGCAGAGCGGCCGGGTGCTGAGGTGCCTCGATTGCGACCGGGAGTTCGCTTTCAGCCAGGGAATCCCCTGCCTCTATCATCCTCATGAGGGAGCCGGCGATCCATCAGACGTCACCGCCCGCATCCGCGAGTTCTACGAGGAGCACCCTTTTCCCGACTACGACGATTTCGACAGCCTGGGCAGTCTTATGGACAAGGCCCGGCGGGGTGTCTTCGCCCGCCTGCTGGACGAGCAAATACCCTTCGGAGCCCGCGTGCTGGAGGCCGGCTGCGGCACCGGACAGCTCAGTTGCTTTTTAGGGATCGCCCATCGAACGGTGCTGGGCACCGATTTGTCGCTTTCCTCCTTGCGCTTGGCCCAGGACTTCCGAAACCGCCACGATCTGGAGCGGGTTTTCTTCCTGCAGATGAATCTCTTTCGTCCTGTCTTCGCCGAGCAATCCTTCGACGTGGTCATCTGCAACGGGGTGCTGCACCACACCTCGCATCCCTATGCCGGATTCCAGCGTCTGGCCCGCCTGGTGCGCCCCGGCGGACACCTCATCGTGGGCCTCTATCATCGCTGGGGACGCCTGGGCACCGACCTTCGCCGCATGCTTTTCCGTATCACTGGAGAGCGTTGGGCCGGGCTCGATCCCCGTCTGAGGCGCGCCCGCCTGAGCGCCGCCAAGCGCAAGGCCTGGTTCGAGGACCAGTACCGCAATCCTCACGAGGTCAAATACACCATCGCCAGCACGCTGGACTGGTTCAGGCCCAACGGTCTGGAGTTGGTCAAGACCATCCCCAAGACCCGCCTGGGATCGACCTTTTCCGCCGACGAACATCTGTTCCGTCCCGAGCCGCCCGGTGGCGGCCTGGCTCGGGCGGCCAAGGAGTTCTCGCAACTGTGGAGGGGCGCTCAGGAGGGCGGGTTCTTCACGCTCATCGCCCGCAAGCAAGGGGTTGCACTCCCCAATCCGTCCAGCCGCGCCGGAGAGTCCCATGCCGGATGA
- a CDS encoding carbamoyltransferase, which translates to MSKNGIRILGISAFYHDSAACLLHDGKVVAAVQEERYTRVKHDSSYPSNAIAACLQMGGIESSDLDYVVFYEKPFSKFERLLETYGQHVPRGIRSWLKSIPVWIKEKLWIKQTLQEKLDFEGPVLFAEHHESHAASAFYPSPFESAAILTVDGVGEWATTTLGRGQGSQLVLEQEIRFPHSVGLLYTAFTYHLGFKVNSGEYKVMGLAPYGQPRYLDLIFNDLVELGDDGSFRLDGRYFDYEAGLHMTSSKMNRLLGHPPREPESELTQFHKDLAASAQKAVEEILVRTARHLRGLSGERRLVMAGGVALNCVANGRILREAGFDDIWVQPAAGDAGGAMGAALAVWHRYLERPRQVHSADSQNGSLLGRAYSDSEIEVTLRGYGAVYHRLEEDEMDRRAARCLAGGDVLGWFQGRMEYGPRALGSRSILADPRGSDKQEQVNLCIKFRESFRPFAPAVLEERAADYFELDRPSPYMLLVAPVRPEKRRQLPSITHVDGSARVQTVDSARFPRFHSLLHSFHAQSGCPVVLNTSFNVRGEPIVESPDDAYQCFMRTGMDALAMGSFLLLKSEQPTGLEER; encoded by the coding sequence ATGAGCAAGAACGGCATCCGCATCTTGGGCATCTCGGCCTTCTACCACGACTCGGCGGCCTGCCTGCTGCATGACGGCAAGGTGGTGGCGGCCGTCCAGGAAGAGCGGTACACACGCGTCAAGCATGACAGCTCCTATCCATCCAACGCCATCGCCGCCTGTTTGCAGATGGGCGGAATCGAGTCCTCCGACCTCGACTATGTCGTCTTCTACGAGAAGCCCTTCTCCAAGTTTGAGCGCCTGCTGGAAACCTACGGCCAACACGTTCCCCGCGGCATCCGCTCCTGGCTCAAGTCGATCCCTGTTTGGATCAAGGAAAAACTGTGGATCAAGCAGACCCTGCAGGAGAAGCTGGACTTCGAGGGGCCGGTGCTGTTCGCCGAACATCACGAATCGCACGCCGCTTCGGCCTTTTATCCCTCGCCTTTCGAGAGCGCCGCCATCCTCACCGTCGACGGCGTGGGCGAGTGGGCCACTACAACGCTCGGACGCGGCCAAGGCAGCCAGTTGGTTCTGGAGCAGGAGATCCGCTTCCCCCATTCGGTGGGACTTCTCTACACGGCTTTCACCTACCACCTCGGCTTCAAGGTCAATTCGGGCGAATACAAAGTGATGGGACTGGCGCCCTACGGCCAGCCCCGCTATCTTGACCTGATCTTCAACGACTTGGTGGAGTTGGGCGACGACGGCTCCTTTCGACTCGATGGCCGCTACTTTGACTACGAAGCCGGACTGCACATGACCTCGTCCAAGATGAACCGGCTGCTGGGCCACCCTCCACGTGAACCAGAAAGCGAATTAACGCAATTTCATAAAGATTTAGCTGCATCGGCTCAGAAAGCGGTTGAGGAAATCCTGGTGCGTACGGCGCGCCACCTGCGCGGTCTCAGCGGAGAGCGCCGGCTGGTCATGGCGGGGGGCGTGGCACTCAACTGCGTGGCCAACGGACGCATCCTGCGCGAGGCTGGATTCGACGACATCTGGGTGCAGCCCGCCGCCGGAGACGCGGGAGGCGCCATGGGAGCCGCCCTGGCCGTGTGGCATCGCTACCTGGAGCGGCCCCGCCAGGTCCATTCAGCCGACAGCCAAAACGGCTCTCTGTTGGGACGCGCTTACAGCGACTCCGAGATCGAAGTCACCCTGAGAGGATACGGCGCCGTCTACCACCGGCTCGAGGAAGACGAGATGGACCGGCGGGCGGCCCGATGCCTGGCGGGGGGCGACGTGTTGGGATGGTTTCAGGGACGCATGGAGTATGGTCCGCGGGCGCTGGGCTCGCGCAGCATCCTGGCCGACCCGCGGGGCTCGGACAAGCAGGAGCAGGTCAACTTGTGCATCAAGTTCCGCGAGTCCTTCCGGCCCTTCGCTCCGGCTGTGCTGGAAGAACGGGCCGCCGACTACTTCGAACTCGACCGTCCCAGTCCTTATATGCTGCTGGTTGCACCCGTCCGCCCCGAGAAACGCCGGCAGTTGCCGTCCATCACCCACGTGGACGGCTCGGCCCGCGTGCAGACGGTGGACTCCGCACGCTTTCCCCGCTTCCACTCCCTGCTGCACAGCTTTCATGCCCAAAGCGGATGCCCGGTCGTGCTCAACACCAGCTTCAACGTCCGCGGCGAACCCATCGTCGAATCTCCCGACGACGCCTATCAGTGCTTCATGCGTACCGGCATGGATGCCCTGGCTATGGGGTCCTTCCTGCTGCTCAAAAGCGAGCAGCCCACAGGGCTGGAGGAACGATGA
- a CDS encoding PQQ-dependent sugar dehydrogenase produces the protein MRKFTLILAFGSLFFVCSLSAQSVVSFETVAEGLQRPVGITHAGDGSRRLFVTELGGRIRVIASRQLLAEPFLDITNRVTEEGEGGLWDVEFHPRFRDNGRFFVAYATGQGGQRRLRIGEYSVDPDNPNRALPTEKIVLNIPHPEQIHFGGDLEFGPDGMLYISSGDGSSDPEEDRNAQNLQILLGKILRINVETDLPFIIPSDNPLTGRFGARGEIWAWGFRNPYRMAFSPDGRLFVGDVGAQRIEEIDIVVRGGNYGWSHMEGPDCFPVTRQDCEDPEFILPIHSYGRSDGAAVLGGMFYRGPQTSRVWGDYIFADFISRRFWSLREEGPGQWSRRYLGRTPSFLPAAIGQGEDGEFYVSDLVGGRIHRVLFRDFSLLAQVAVGDSSAGPFSTNIHLLNDTTREIRGDLFFFDSDGEPLSFTIGEETESEFHFTLPPESSRVVVPRDESGELRVGWAAFVGDGPIRASALFQQFGPDSRLLAQAGVDNSRLGRRLVAPAQRDLEASLDTGIAVVNPWPADTVEITLRVVDAQEQELASMQFTLEAQQHRALFLSEIGVLPQSLQAKLVVDADREIAATVLLTANGVVSASLP, from the coding sequence GTGAGAAAATTCACATTGATTCTTGCGTTTGGTTCCCTTTTTTTCGTCTGCTCCTTGTCGGCGCAGTCGGTGGTCAGCTTTGAGACGGTGGCGGAGGGCCTTCAACGTCCGGTCGGCATCACCCACGCCGGTGACGGCTCGCGACGGCTTTTTGTGACCGAGCTGGGTGGCCGCATCCGGGTGATCGCCAGCCGCCAATTGCTGGCGGAGCCCTTCCTCGACATCACCAACCGAGTCACCGAAGAGGGCGAGGGCGGCCTTTGGGACGTGGAGTTTCATCCCCGTTTCAGGGACAACGGACGCTTCTTCGTGGCTTACGCCACCGGACAAGGGGGACAGAGACGTCTTCGCATTGGCGAGTATTCGGTCGATCCCGACAATCCCAACCGGGCTCTGCCGACGGAAAAAATCGTGCTCAATATTCCCCATCCTGAGCAAATCCACTTCGGGGGCGATCTGGAGTTCGGGCCCGACGGCATGCTCTACATTTCCTCGGGCGACGGGTCAAGCGATCCCGAGGAGGACCGCAACGCCCAAAACCTGCAGATTCTCTTGGGCAAGATCCTGCGCATCAACGTCGAGACCGATCTTCCCTTCATCATCCCTTCCGACAATCCGCTGACGGGACGGTTCGGCGCCCGCGGCGAAATCTGGGCCTGGGGATTCAGGAACCCCTACCGCATGGCCTTCAGTCCCGACGGACGTCTTTTCGTCGGCGACGTGGGGGCGCAGCGCATTGAAGAAATCGACATCGTGGTCAGGGGGGGCAATTACGGGTGGAGCCACATGGAAGGCCCCGACTGCTTTCCGGTAACCCGCCAGGACTGCGAAGATCCCGAGTTCATCCTGCCTATCCACAGCTACGGGCGCAGCGACGGAGCCGCGGTGCTGGGCGGAATGTTCTACCGCGGGCCGCAGACCAGCCGCGTCTGGGGCGATTACATATTCGCCGACTTCATTAGCCGGCGATTCTGGTCGCTGCGCGAGGAGGGGCCGGGCCAGTGGTCCCGCCGCTACCTGGGGCGGACTCCTTCCTTCCTTCCCGCCGCCATCGGCCAAGGGGAGGACGGAGAATTTTATGTCAGCGATCTCGTGGGAGGACGAATCCACCGCGTGCTCTTCCGCGATTTTTCGCTGCTGGCCCAAGTGGCGGTGGGAGATAGCTCGGCCGGCCCGTTTTCCACCAATATCCACTTGCTCAACGACACCACGCGCGAAATCAGGGGCGATCTGTTCTTCTTTGATTCTGACGGAGAGCCGCTGAGCTTCACGATCGGCGAGGAAACTGAATCCGAGTTCCACTTCACTCTCCCGCCTGAGAGTTCGCGGGTTGTCGTACCCCGCGACGAGTCCGGGGAACTGCGTGTCGGTTGGGCGGCCTTCGTGGGTGACGGACCGATACGGGCCAGCGCTTTGTTTCAGCAGTTCGGGCCTGATTCCCGCCTGCTGGCCCAGGCGGGGGTGGACAACTCGCGTCTGGGACGCCGACTTGTAGCCCCGGCCCAACGCGACCTCGAAGCCTCTCTCGACACCGGGATCGCCGTCGTCAATCCCTGGCCCGCGGACACGGTCGAAATCACCCTGCGGGTCGTCGATGCCCAAGAGCAGGAATTGGCCTCCATGCAGTTCACCCTTGAGGCCCAGCAACACCGTGCGCTCTTCCTTTCCGAGATCGGAGTCCTCCCCCAGTCGCTGCAGGCCAAGCTGGTGGTGGACGCCGACCGCGAGATTGCTGCCACCGTCCTCCTCACCGCCAACGGCGTGGTCTCCGCCAGCCTTCCTTGA
- a CDS encoding peptidylprolyl isomerase gives MLKCVIGPAAMLAALMAPVGCGGKPLPEAQQGESIQSHHVLERDLVTSRAEVRHILIGWKDLAGIYGSGFDRRAAQRDLEEARDLVLKLLRRAREGEDFQALMEEYSEDSTTAANSGTYVVSLTAPLGPEFTKMGMRLYLGEIGVVKSPYGYHIIKRVQ, from the coding sequence ATGTTGAAGTGCGTCATTGGGCCGGCGGCCATGCTGGCTGCTCTCATGGCCCCGGTTGGCTGCGGCGGCAAGCCTCTTCCTGAGGCCCAGCAGGGGGAGAGCATTCAATCCCATCACGTTCTGGAGAGAGACTTGGTGACCAGCAGGGCGGAGGTGCGCCACATCCTCATCGGCTGGAAGGATCTGGCCGGCATCTACGGCAGCGGATTCGACCGGCGGGCCGCCCAGCGTGACCTGGAGGAGGCCCGGGACCTGGTGCTGAAGCTGTTGCGCAGAGCCCGGGAGGGGGAGGACTTCCAGGCTCTGATGGAGGAATACAGCGAAGATTCCACCACGGCCGCCAACTCGGGCACCTATGTGGTCAGCCTGACCGCTCCTCTGGGCCCGGAGTTCACTAAGATGGGCATGCGCCTCTACCTGGGCGAGATCGGCGTGGTCAAGTCTCCCTACGGATACCACATCATCAAACGGGTCCAGTAA
- the csrA gene encoding carbon storage regulator CsrA yields MLVFTRKAGESLMIGDEVTIKILSVDRDQVRVGIAAPREIPVHREEVYRSIVEQNKRASRPVALSPELLSRLK; encoded by the coding sequence ATGCTGGTTTTTACGCGCAAGGCGGGAGAGAGCTTGATGATCGGAGATGAGGTGACGATCAAGATCCTCTCCGTCGACCGCGACCAGGTGCGGGTCGGAATCGCGGCCCCGCGGGAAATTCCCGTACACCGCGAAGAAGTCTACAGGAGCATCGTGGAGCAAAACAAGCGGGCCAGCCGGCCCGTGGCCCTCTCTCCCGAACTGCTTTCGCGCCTCAAGTGA
- a CDS encoding flagellar assembly protein FliW → MKLAMTQAQELQTIRFGPVSFKEEDIVEFPDGMPGFAKLRRFLLIESPDFQPFSFLQSVEEPSISFPLLPPQAVDSDYHFELPKKDRRSLDLERPEEAAVFCIVTIDEDPSKATVNLFAPVVLNLPTRKAAQVILFNSSYSTATPLLPESA, encoded by the coding sequence ATGAAACTGGCGATGACTCAAGCGCAAGAACTGCAGACCATCCGCTTCGGACCGGTTTCCTTCAAAGAGGAAGACATCGTCGAGTTTCCCGACGGCATGCCGGGATTCGCCAAGCTCAGGCGCTTCCTGCTCATCGAAAGCCCCGACTTCCAGCCCTTCAGTTTCCTGCAATCGGTGGAGGAGCCCTCCATTTCTTTCCCGCTGCTGCCACCCCAGGCGGTAGACTCCGACTACCACTTCGAGCTGCCCAAGAAGGACCGCCGGTCGCTCGACCTGGAACGTCCCGAAGAGGCGGCTGTCTTTTGCATCGTGACCATCGACGAAGACCCCTCCAAAGCCACCGTCAACCTCTTCGCCCCGGTGGTCCTCAACCTCCCCACCCGCAAAGCCGCCCAAGTTATCCTCTTCAACTCATCCTATTCCACCGCCACCCCCCTGCTCCCCGAATCCGCCTAG
- the flgL gene encoding flagellar hook-associated protein FlgL, whose protein sequence is MRVADRTNFSLLLENLARINQQIFKRTREISSGKKLHEPSQDPAPSARLVRLRDELSRINQFQRNIQKSRVRLGSADEVLNSLRNLIDVVHERGAFGLTETINPQQRETVADEIEQILNSILSLADSEVDGRKIFSGSQTDTEPYQLVGGSYVYQGDGERLEVEIADNRSVLTSIPGQEIFTDPSADLLNSIAGLVEAFRAGDRDAAKAFLEEIGAAEQLIDLARVRIGEAVRLTEETERAHQGSRLQLVQEASGIEDADIAEAITELTAAETSLQATLQTGARQRVSLFDLIG, encoded by the coding sequence ATGAGAGTCGCCGACCGAACCAACTTCAGCCTGCTGTTGGAGAACCTGGCCAGGATCAACCAGCAGATCTTCAAGCGGACCCGCGAGATCAGCTCGGGCAAAAAGCTGCATGAACCCTCTCAGGACCCCGCTCCCAGCGCGCGCCTGGTGCGCTTGCGCGACGAGCTATCGCGCATCAACCAGTTCCAGCGCAATATCCAGAAGTCAAGAGTGCGGCTGGGATCGGCTGATGAAGTCCTCAACTCGCTGCGCAACCTGATTGACGTGGTGCACGAGCGGGGCGCCTTCGGCCTCACCGAGACCATCAACCCGCAGCAGCGCGAGACGGTGGCCGACGAAATCGAACAGATTCTCAACAGCATCCTCAGCCTTGCCGACAGCGAAGTCGACGGACGCAAGATCTTCTCGGGCAGCCAAACCGACACCGAACCTTATCAGCTCGTGGGGGGCAGCTACGTCTACCAGGGCGACGGCGAGCGGCTGGAAGTCGAGATTGCCGATAACCGAAGCGTCCTCACCTCCATCCCCGGCCAGGAGATCTTCACCGATCCGTCCGCCGACTTGCTTAACTCCATCGCAGGCCTGGTGGAAGCTTTCCGGGCCGGCGACCGCGATGCGGCCAAGGCGTTTCTGGAGGAGATCGGCGCCGCCGAGCAATTGATCGATCTGGCCCGCGTGCGCATCGGCGAAGCGGTGCGGCTCACCGAGGAGACCGAAAGAGCCCACCAAGGCTCCAGGCTGCAACTGGTCCAGGAGGCCTCGGGAATCGAGGATGCCGACATCGCCGAAGCCATCACCGAACTGACCGCAGCCGAAACCAGTTTGCAGGCCACCCTGCAGACGGGCGCCCGTCAGCGCGTCTCGCTGTTTGACCTGATTGGATGA